DNA sequence from the Streptomyces sp. HUAS 15-9 genome:
CCGTCTGCCAGTAGCAGCCGAGGAACCAGTAGGCGTCCGTCCCGTCCGTGCGGTGGTAACCCTTCAGCATCTGGCCGAGGGCGCCCGTCCGGGGAAGGTCCGCCGGTCCCAGCCGCCAGTCGTCCATGAAGTACTTCTGGAGCGCAGGCGGCGCGGAGTTGTTCCCGCGGCCGCGGTGCTCGGTCGGGCAGTGGGCGATGCCGACCGGACCCTGCTGGGCGGCTTGAGCCGTGGCCGGTGCGATGCCGACCATCAGAAGCAGCCACGCGAGGGTGCTCCCCATGAGAGCGCGCAGTACGCGCATCCGGTATCCCTTCTCTCACTGGCGCCGCCAGGCGCCCGTGCTTCGATGCAGGGCTTAGTTCAGGGGCGGCATATGCGCGGACGAGCGATGAAACGCGCCCTGTCACCCGAACCGGTGGGCACAATTCATCGAATGGCCGAAGGGCCGGACACCGCGCAGCCGAGCGGCGCTCGAGGAAGTCAGAGGGAGGCCAGGCACGCTGGGCTCAGTCCCGCAGCCAGTTGCCGTGGAAGCCGAACGGCACCCGGGCCGGCAGCTGGACGGTGGCGACGGGATCGGCCGTGAGGTCGTCGGCGTCGAGGATGACCAGGTCGCTGCGGTCGGTGGTGGCGTCGTGGACGTACGTGACGAGCCAGCCGGGGCCGCCGGGCGTGTCGTCGGCGGGAGCGAACGCGGCCTCGCCGGGCGTGCGATGCGGGCCGAAGTCGTGCGCGAAGGCCGCTCCCGTGGTGAGGTCGTACCGCACGAGGGAGTTGTCACAGGTCATGTGCCCGTGCGTGGACGCGAGACCGGTGAGCCGGTCGTCGACGCGGGGGAACTCGCCGGGCCGGTCGTCGCGTTGCTCCTCGCGGACCGTGCCCGTGGTCGGGTCGATGGTCCAGGTCCACAGGACGGCGTCCTCGGGCGGGGTGGTTCCCCGGTCGGTGCGCCGCCAGATCTCCGCGTAGCGCATGACGTGGACGACGATGGTGCCGTCCGGCGCGTCGTAGGCGTTGAGCGTGTGGAAGACGTAGCAGGGGTCGATGTCGAACCAGCGCACGGCGCCGTGCGGATCGTCGCGGCGCAGCACGCCCAGCCGGGCGCCGTACTGGTCGTCCCAGCAGTAGGGCATGGTGGTGCCGGCCATGGCGAGTTCG
Encoded proteins:
- a CDS encoding carotenoid oxygenase family protein; the protein is MTTPRHLAGNYAPVTEELTAHDLPVTGTIPPELSGWYLRNGPNPADAASGHWFFGDGMIHGLRLEGGRAVSYRNRWVRTSSFIDGARMYDAQGRRDLTAGPANTHVVRHAGRTLALVETALPYELGCDLDTKGTYDFGGRLHTAMTAHPKTCPTTGELHFFGYGILEPEHLTYHRADAWGELVVSRTVEVPGPTMLHDFALTAEHVVFMDLPVVFDLELAMAGTTMPYCWDDQYGARLGVLRRDDPHGAVRWFDIDPCYVFHTLNAYDAPDGTIVVHVMRYAEIWRRTDRGTTPPEDAVLWTWTIDPTTGTVREEQRDDRPGEFPRVDDRLTGLASTHGHMTCDNSLVRYDLTTGAAFAHDFGPHRTPGEAAFAPADDTPGGPGWLVTYVHDATTDRSDLVILDADDLTADPVATVQLPARVPFGFHGNWLRD